From one Rhodothermales bacterium genomic stretch:
- a CDS encoding dodecin family protein: MSIAKVIEVIAEGDTLQGAIENAAREASKTLKNVRSVYVEGIQGLVENGNVTSFRVNAKVTFVLEG; this comes from the coding sequence ATGTCGATCGCCAAAGTCATCGAAGTCATCGCCGAAGGCGATACCCTGCAGGGAGCTATTGAAAACGCCGCGAGGGAAGCCTCCAAGACCCTCAAGAATGTCCGCAGCGTCTACGTGGAAGGCATCCAGGGCCTGGTGGAAAACGGGAACGTCACGTCGTTTCGCGTAAATGCGAAGGTGACGTTTGTGCTTGAGGGATGA
- a CDS encoding sulfite exporter TauE/SafE family protein yields the protein MEFFQLAILVVAGLAAGFIAGLLGVGGGVLFAPVLFFYFQHIGIDPLVITPLTLGTSLFCTCIASLVSGYFHFKKGAVIPSVALRTGLLSAVAVVLMTRYVTTQPWYDGEVFQIVFGSLLLVVAGRMLAQTFEKNAPSDTSVVDLNVSWPSLAAVSTLVGVVATAAGVGGGVVMVPAYAKMMRMPIKMAIGTSSASIILIACVSTISYVVAGWKAPVPETALGYVDFGHALALVFPAMFTARLGVAAAHRLESRRLKWAFAGLAALIALRLISRVL from the coding sequence ATGGAGTTCTTCCAGCTGGCCATTCTTGTTGTCGCCGGCCTGGCGGCCGGATTTATCGCCGGCCTCCTGGGTGTCGGCGGCGGTGTCCTCTTCGCACCGGTCCTCTTCTTTTATTTCCAGCACATCGGCATCGACCCGCTCGTCATCACCCCCCTCACCCTGGGTACGAGCCTGTTCTGCACGTGCATCGCGTCGCTGGTGAGCGGATATTTCCACTTCAAAAAAGGCGCGGTCATCCCCTCTGTCGCCCTGAGGACGGGACTCCTGAGCGCCGTAGCCGTGGTGCTGATGACCCGATACGTCACTACCCAACCCTGGTACGACGGCGAGGTGTTTCAGATTGTGTTCGGGTCGCTCCTGCTCGTCGTGGCCGGACGTATGCTGGCACAAACATTCGAGAAAAACGCCCCGTCCGACACGTCGGTCGTGGACCTGAACGTCTCCTGGCCGTCCCTGGCGGCCGTGAGCACGCTCGTCGGCGTCGTGGCAACGGCGGCCGGGGTCGGGGGCGGGGTGGTGATGGTGCCGGCGTACGCGAAGATGATGCGGATGCCCATCAAGATGGCCATCGGCACCTCAAGCGCTTCGATCATTCTGATTGCCTGCGTGAGCACCATCAGCTACGTCGTCGCCGGCTGGAAGGCGCCGGTACCCGAGACCGCGCTCGGCTACGTGGATTTCGGCCACGCGCTCGCGCTTGTTTTCCCCGCTATGTTCACGGCCCGCCTCGGCGTCGCCGCCGCCCACCGCCTGGAGAGCCGGCGATTAAAATGGGCCTTCGCCGGCCTCGCGGCACTGATCGCGCTGCGGTTGATCTCCAGGGTACTTTAG
- a CDS encoding S41 family peptidase codes for MKRVPHPIRHASLAVLLVACFFAGFWMPRDDDFFALRKNFQIFGALYEELVTGYVDPVNPETLMRTGIDAMLLQLDPYTNFYDEADNADIDIITRGRYAGVGLNVGIRNDKITVVSPVEGASGYLQGVRAGDIILRIGGTSTVGLTLADLRVLLRGEPGTAVEITVEREGAPAPIDFLLTREEVQLKNVSHHQLDPETGIGYVKLERFAREASEEVRAAIKTMQETGQLAGIVLDLRDNPGGLLEEAVEITQQFVPQGKEIVSTRGRLPQTERSYTGKMPPLTLDLPLAVLVNDVSASASEIVAGALQDYDRAVIVGQTTFGKGLVQIVKPLPFNTSLKITTSQYFIPSGRSIQAIDYRSHDGNFATIPDSLRRAFTTAGGRTVMDGHGIEPDLHVSRGEVSELEAALQRRAAFFFFANHFAATTPAIPKDFEVDMAVYSAFKTWLTQQQFEYKTAAEYSADELAASLTAIGYEDAGDEAAALQKAVQAEKAADFDRHRPRLAELLRAEILARYYGDSAQVEASLVEDPHYREALRILGDRAAYNQLLTAP; via the coding sequence ATGAAACGCGTCCCGCACCCCATTCGCCACGCCAGCCTGGCCGTTCTCCTCGTAGCGTGCTTCTTCGCCGGCTTCTGGATGCCGCGGGACGATGATTTTTTTGCCCTCCGCAAGAACTTCCAGATCTTCGGCGCCCTCTACGAGGAACTCGTCACCGGATATGTAGACCCCGTCAATCCGGAGACGCTGATGCGCACCGGCATCGATGCGATGCTGCTCCAGCTGGATCCGTACACCAACTTCTACGATGAGGCCGACAATGCCGACATCGACATCATCACCCGCGGCCGCTACGCCGGCGTGGGCCTGAATGTCGGCATACGGAACGACAAGATCACCGTCGTATCACCCGTCGAAGGCGCCAGCGGTTATCTACAGGGGGTTCGCGCCGGCGACATCATCCTGCGCATCGGTGGCACGTCCACGGTGGGGCTCACGCTGGCCGATCTCCGGGTGCTGCTCCGCGGCGAGCCTGGAACGGCCGTCGAAATCACCGTGGAGCGTGAAGGCGCGCCGGCGCCCATCGACTTCCTCCTGACCCGCGAGGAGGTTCAACTCAAAAACGTCAGCCACCACCAGCTCGACCCCGAGACGGGCATCGGTTACGTCAAACTCGAACGCTTCGCCCGAGAGGCCAGCGAAGAGGTCCGCGCCGCGATCAAGACCATGCAGGAGACTGGCCAGCTCGCCGGCATCGTGCTCGACCTCCGTGACAATCCGGGCGGGCTCCTCGAGGAAGCCGTCGAAATCACCCAGCAATTTGTGCCCCAGGGCAAAGAAATCGTCTCCACCCGAGGCCGGCTCCCGCAGACGGAGCGGTCCTACACGGGCAAGATGCCGCCGCTGACGCTCGACCTCCCGCTCGCCGTCCTCGTCAACGACGTCAGCGCCTCGGCCAGTGAAATCGTCGCAGGGGCGCTGCAAGACTACGACCGCGCCGTCATCGTCGGCCAGACCACCTTTGGCAAAGGGCTCGTCCAGATCGTCAAGCCGCTGCCGTTTAACACGTCGCTCAAGATCACGACCTCGCAGTACTTCATTCCCAGTGGGCGCAGCATCCAGGCGATCGACTACCGCAGCCACGACGGCAACTTCGCGACCATCCCGGATTCGCTCCGCCGCGCGTTCACCACCGCCGGCGGGCGTACGGTGATGGACGGTCATGGCATCGAGCCCGACCTGCACGTCTCTCGCGGCGAAGTCAGTGAACTCGAAGCCGCCCTCCAACGCCGCGCCGCTTTTTTCTTTTTCGCCAACCACTTCGCCGCCACTACGCCGGCGATCCCGAAGGATTTCGAGGTGGATATGGCCGTCTACTCCGCCTTCAAGACCTGGCTGACGCAGCAGCAGTTCGAGTACAAAACCGCCGCCGAGTACTCGGCTGACGAGCTGGCCGCCAGCCTGACGGCCATCGGATACGAGGACGCTGGCGATGAAGCCGCGGCGCTTCAGAAGGCCGTCCAGGCCGAAAAAGCCGCCGATTTCGACCGTCACCGCCCACGCCTCGCCGAACTGCTACGCGCCGAAATCCTCGCCCGCTACTATGGCGATTCCGCCCAGGTCGAGGCATCGCTGGTTGAAGATCCTCACTACCGCGAAGCGTTGCGCATCCTCGGCGACCGAGCCGCTTATAACCAGTTGCTGACGGCTCCCTGA
- the tatC gene encoding twin-arginine translocase subunit TatC: MTHPSQGDGASDPLSHQDEGLMAEMSFLDHLEDLRWSLFRGIGGIIAITIACSFFSGWIIDELLLGPAKADFFIYKLMGFDAKTLVMQNRVLTGQFMVHFGVILSVGIVLGSPIFIYSIWKFIEPGLYKTEKKGLRFAAFFATFFFMLGVSFGYLIITPVAIQFFSNYEISGMISNEFDITKYFSMVTMWAFGTGVLFELPVVVYFLAKVGIATPERMRGARRYALVVALILGAVFTPPDPFSMILVGTPLYLLYEISIFVAIRVQKTRAQAMKAAAAEPEPDPS; this comes from the coding sequence GTGACCCATCCCTCCCAGGGAGACGGCGCATCGGATCCGTTATCGCATCAGGACGAAGGGCTGATGGCGGAAATGAGTTTCCTTGACCACCTCGAGGACCTGCGCTGGAGTTTATTCCGTGGCATCGGGGGGATCATCGCGATCACAATCGCCTGCAGCTTCTTCAGCGGATGGATCATCGACGAACTCCTGCTCGGGCCGGCCAAGGCGGATTTCTTCATCTACAAACTGATGGGCTTTGATGCGAAGACGCTCGTCATGCAGAATCGGGTGCTCACCGGCCAGTTCATGGTCCACTTCGGCGTCATCCTCTCCGTCGGCATCGTCCTGGGATCTCCCATCTTCATTTACTCGATCTGGAAGTTCATCGAGCCCGGCCTATATAAAACCGAAAAGAAAGGCCTACGCTTCGCCGCGTTTTTCGCCACGTTCTTTTTTATGCTGGGCGTCTCCTTCGGATACCTCATCATCACGCCGGTCGCCATCCAGTTCTTCTCGAATTACGAGATCTCCGGGATGATCAGCAACGAGTTCGACATCACGAAGTACTTCTCGATGGTGACGATGTGGGCTTTTGGCACGGGCGTGCTCTTCGAACTGCCCGTGGTGGTCTACTTCCTGGCCAAGGTGGGCATCGCCACGCCGGAGCGCATGCGCGGCGCGCGGCGCTATGCCCTGGTCGTGGCCTTGATCCTGGGCGCCGTCTTCACGCCGCCAGACCCGTTCTCGATGATCCTCGTCGGCACGCCGCTTTATCTCCTCTACGAGATCTCGATATTCGTCGCCATCCGGGTCCAAAAAACCCGCGCCCAGGCGATGAAAGCCGCCGCGGCCGAACCGGAACCGGACCCCTCATGA
- a CDS encoding orotate phosphoribosyltransferase: MSHSSTSTALNSSTYAELVDLGRRLYEQSLVRRETEFITDPRGHPIGWLLDTRIPMLNGSMFKEVGEVLGDRLRAKGVSQVAGYGFGAYSLVCAVLAASGEPAFRGGFIRDQPKKHGRRRLVEGPLDRSQPVVLLDDILNSGRSAVRAITLLKKDDFDVVGVTTLFNFTWSGGRNRVESEGLWVDSLLDLNLRESTHAT; the protein is encoded by the coding sequence ATGAGTCACTCCTCGACGAGCACCGCGCTGAACTCTTCGACGTACGCCGAACTCGTGGATCTGGGGCGTCGCCTGTACGAGCAGTCCCTCGTGCGCCGTGAAACCGAATTTATCACCGACCCCCGGGGCCACCCCATCGGCTGGCTGCTCGATACCCGCATCCCCATGCTCAATGGCAGCATGTTCAAGGAAGTCGGCGAAGTACTCGGGGATCGGCTGCGCGCCAAAGGCGTCTCTCAGGTGGCCGGCTACGGCTTCGGGGCCTACTCGTTGGTGTGCGCCGTCCTGGCCGCATCGGGTGAACCCGCCTTCCGCGGTGGGTTCATACGGGACCAGCCCAAGAAACACGGACGCCGCCGGCTCGTCGAAGGACCACTGGATCGTTCGCAGCCCGTCGTCCTCCTCGATGACATCCTGAACAGCGGCCGGAGCGCGGTACGCGCCATTACGCTACTAAAAAAGGATGACTTCGACGTGGTTGGCGTTACGACGCTGTTTAACTTCACCTGGAGCGGTGGACGCAACCGCGTCGAAAGCGAAGGGCTCTGGGTAGATTCGCTGCTGGATCTGAATCTGCGCGAAAGCACACACGCTACCTGA
- the glyA gene encoding serine hydroxymethyltransferase, protein MSELQARDPEIFAILQHEVRRQNEGLELIASENFVSRPVLEAMGSTLTNKYAEGLPGKRYYGGCQFVDMAEELARQRAMQLFDCEWVNVQPHSGATANAAVYLTLMQPGDTLLGLDLAHGGHLTHGSPVNFSGLLYNATFYGVEREGPMAGRIDMDRVRDTARRIKPRLLSIGASAYPRDFDYAAFRSIADEVGAFLWMDMAHTAGLIAAGVLANPMPHAHIVSTTTHKTLRGPRGGMLLIGRDYDNPLGKTAPKSGRLKKMSELFDSAVFPGIQGGPLMHVIASKAVAFGEALQPSFTDYAKCTVANARAMASAFVDKGYDLVSGGTDNHLMLIDLRNKDISGKDAENVLQQADITVNKNMVPFDDKSPFVTSGIRIGAPAMTTRGLGEEEFRHIVGLIDRVLTAPSNEGEISRVRAEVHALCERFPLYDFVTA, encoded by the coding sequence ATGAGTGAGCTACAAGCGCGCGATCCGGAGATCTTCGCCATTCTGCAGCACGAAGTGCGCCGGCAGAACGAAGGCCTGGAACTGATCGCGTCTGAAAATTTCGTATCCCGCCCCGTACTGGAGGCCATGGGCTCGACCCTGACGAACAAGTACGCCGAGGGCTTGCCCGGCAAGCGGTATTATGGCGGGTGCCAGTTCGTCGATATGGCCGAGGAGCTCGCCCGCCAGCGGGCGATGCAGCTGTTTGATTGTGAGTGGGTGAACGTACAGCCACACTCGGGTGCAACGGCCAATGCCGCCGTCTACCTCACCCTGATGCAGCCCGGCGACACGCTCCTCGGGCTGGATCTTGCCCACGGCGGCCACCTGACACACGGCAGTCCGGTTAATTTCTCCGGTCTCCTGTACAACGCCACGTTTTATGGCGTCGAACGGGAGGGGCCGATGGCGGGGCGGATCGACATGGATCGGGTACGTGACACGGCGCGACGCATCAAGCCGCGGCTGCTTTCGATTGGAGCCAGTGCGTATCCGCGCGACTTCGACTATGCGGCCTTCCGGAGCATCGCGGACGAAGTAGGCGCCTTTCTATGGATGGATATGGCGCACACGGCCGGCCTCATCGCCGCCGGCGTACTCGCCAACCCCATGCCCCATGCCCACATCGTCTCCACGACCACGCACAAGACCCTCCGCGGCCCACGGGGCGGGATGCTGCTGATCGGGCGGGACTATGATAACCCCCTGGGGAAGACCGCCCCAAAATCCGGCCGGCTCAAAAAAATGAGCGAGTTGTTCGACTCCGCCGTATTCCCGGGCATCCAGGGTGGGCCGCTCATGCACGTCATCGCCTCGAAGGCCGTGGCGTTTGGCGAGGCCCTACAGCCCTCCTTCACCGACTATGCGAAGTGCACGGTCGCCAACGCCCGGGCGATGGCTTCCGCCTTCGTCGATAAAGGGTACGACCTCGTCTCCGGCGGCACCGACAATCACCTGATGCTGATCGATCTCCGCAACAAGGACATCTCCGGCAAAGACGCCGAGAACGTCCTCCAGCAGGCAGACATCACTGTCAACAAAAACATGGTGCCGTTCGACGACAAGAGTCCGTTTGTGACCAGCGGCATCCGCATCGGCGCGCCGGCCATGACGACGCGCGGCCTCGGCGAAGAGGAGTTCAGGCATATTGTCGGCCTCATCGACCGGGTACTGACCGCCCCTTCCAACGAGGGGGAGATCAGCCGCGTCCGCGCCGAAGTTCATGCCCTCTGCGAACGTTTTCCGCTTTACGATTTTGTGACGGCGTGA
- a CDS encoding DUF4159 domain-containing protein: MRRLIGLFLLAMLLTAIPALAQDPFSLRIARIKYGGGGDWYGDEQSLWELLAFARRETLMDVAPREDVVELGSDKLYSYPYVYLTGHGNVRFSDDEARRLRHYLEGGGFLHIDDNYGLDRHIRREMKKVFPDQEFVELPFDHPIYHAHFDFPAGLPKIHEHDGKPAQGFGLIVEGRLVAFYSYESDLGDGWEPKEVHNVPDPLRSAALRMGVNLLSYAMSH, encoded by the coding sequence ATGCGTCGTTTGATCGGTCTCTTCCTTCTTGCGATGCTGCTCACGGCGATCCCAGCGCTGGCGCAGGACCCGTTTAGTCTTCGCATCGCCCGCATCAAATACGGCGGCGGCGGGGACTGGTATGGCGACGAGCAATCGCTGTGGGAATTGCTCGCCTTCGCGCGGCGCGAGACCCTGATGGACGTCGCGCCCCGCGAAGACGTCGTCGAGCTCGGCAGCGACAAGCTGTACAGTTATCCTTATGTATACCTTACCGGCCACGGCAACGTCCGGTTTTCGGACGACGAAGCGCGCCGGCTCCGCCACTACCTTGAGGGCGGCGGGTTTTTACACATCGACGATAATTATGGGCTCGATCGGCATATCCGCCGGGAGATGAAGAAAGTCTTTCCGGATCAGGAATTCGTCGAACTCCCGTTCGACCATCCCATCTATCATGCTCACTTCGATTTCCCAGCAGGCCTGCCCAAGATCCACGAGCACGATGGGAAGCCGGCGCAGGGATTCGGTCTGATCGTGGAGGGACGCCTTGTCGCGTTTTATTCGTATGAAAGCGACCTGGGCGATGGGTGGGAGCCGAAGGAGGTGCACAACGTGCCGGACCCGCTGCGCTCTGCCGCGCTCCGCATGGGCGTCAACCTGCTTTCCTACGCGATGAGCCATTGA
- a CDS encoding SCO family protein: protein MPRTLLILAGVILGISLSAILMLGRFATPAPAFHGTFIDPADPRPDFQLRSGAETVGKSTFAGRPLVVVFGYTSCPDVCPNTMSRLARTMALLGEDAANVQVALISVDPDRDHPDLIQAYAAGFDPRFVGLTADRETLAAVARDFGIHHQKAGESGHAGHGAPAENQDEYPSAHAPEHAAGLYLVDHTTSMTVLDANGDARLLWAYETPPEAMAEDLRTLLKLKV, encoded by the coding sequence ATGCCCCGTACGCTTCTCATCCTCGCAGGCGTCATCCTCGGGATCAGCCTCTCCGCCATCCTGATGCTCGGGCGGTTCGCCACGCCGGCGCCGGCGTTCCATGGCACCTTCATCGATCCCGCCGATCCCCGGCCCGACTTTCAGCTCCGCTCCGGCGCCGAAACCGTGGGCAAAAGCACGTTTGCCGGCCGGCCGCTGGTCGTGGTCTTCGGGTACACCTCCTGCCCGGACGTATGTCCCAACACCATGAGTCGGCTCGCACGCACCATGGCCCTACTCGGCGAGGACGCGGCCAACGTGCAGGTAGCCCTGATCAGTGTTGACCCCGATCGAGATCATCCGGATCTCATCCAGGCCTACGCCGCCGGCTTCGACCCGCGATTCGTCGGCCTCACGGCCGACCGTGAAACCCTCGCCGCTGTCGCCCGCGATTTTGGCATCCATCACCAAAAGGCCGGCGAATCGGGCCACGCGGGCCATGGCGCCCCCGCAGAAAACCAGGACGAATATCCCTCCGCCCACGCCCCCGAACATGCGGCCGGCCTCTACCTCGTCGACCACACGACCAGCATGACTGTCCTCGACGCCAACGGCGACGCCCGCCTCCTCTGGGCCTACGAAACCCCTCCCGAGGCTATGGCCGAGGATCTGCGGACGCTACTGAAGCTTAAGGTTTAA
- a CDS encoding CDGSH iron-sulfur domain-containing protein, protein MIEKKYTYAGAQATVTYDLARCIHAAACVRGLPAVFEAGRSPWITPDAAPAEAVAEAVLHCPTGALRVLGVHETGADEAVVTVVADGPLYVRGRLHVLLASGEIILEDTRMALCRCGASKNKPLCDNSHRDAGFSDPGVLGDPKLKEADASTTLRIKLADNGPLLLEGNVRIVGADGGAAAGVKCALCRCGQSKNKPYCDGTHKLIGFVA, encoded by the coding sequence ATGATAGAAAAGAAGTATACCTACGCCGGCGCCCAAGCCACCGTCACGTACGATCTGGCCCGATGCATCCACGCCGCTGCCTGTGTGCGGGGCCTGCCGGCCGTTTTCGAGGCCGGTCGCAGCCCGTGGATCACGCCCGACGCCGCGCCGGCGGAGGCTGTCGCCGAGGCGGTTCTCCACTGCCCGACGGGCGCGCTTCGCGTGTTGGGAGTACATGAGACCGGGGCCGACGAGGCGGTCGTCACCGTCGTGGCCGACGGGCCGCTGTACGTCCGCGGCCGGCTTCACGTGCTGCTGGCTTCCGGGGAAATCATCCTGGAGGATACGCGTATGGCGCTTTGCCGCTGCGGCGCATCGAAGAATAAGCCCCTGTGCGACAACAGCCACCGGGACGCCGGCTTCTCGGATCCGGGCGTTCTGGGCGACCCGAAGCTCAAGGAGGCCGATGCGTCTACGACGCTACGCATCAAACTGGCTGACAACGGCCCGCTGCTGCTGGAAGGCAACGTCCGGATCGTCGGGGCCGATGGAGGGGCGGCGGCCGGTGTGAAATGCGCGCTCTGCCGTTGCGGGCAGTCGAAAAACAAGCCATACTGCGACGGCACGCACAAATTGATCGGATTCGTGGCGTAA
- a CDS encoding CBS domain-containing protein: MKTAVDILAQKTKRMISVRADQHISEALTLMYQYKIGAMLVRDDDGRIAGIWTERDLLHDVLGEGFDPRTALIGDYMTSDLHTAPIDATIHEMKEMMIQLFIRHLLIEQDGRIVGILSVGDIVRASLAAQDRQIEELRAHTSWQYYETWAWGPVA; this comes from the coding sequence ATGAAAACGGCAGTTGACATCCTGGCCCAGAAAACGAAACGGATGATTTCCGTTCGGGCCGACCAACACATCTCCGAGGCGCTCACGCTGATGTACCAGTACAAGATCGGCGCGATGCTCGTCCGCGACGACGACGGGCGAATCGCCGGCATCTGGACCGAGCGCGACCTTCTGCACGACGTACTGGGCGAGGGGTTCGACCCACGGACCGCATTGATAGGGGACTACATGACGTCCGACCTCCACACCGCCCCCATCGACGCCACCATCCACGAGATGAAGGAGATGATGATCCAGTTGTTCATCCGCCACCTCCTCATCGAGCAAGACGGTCGCATCGTGGGCATCCTTTCCGTCGGCGATATCGTACGGGCGAGCCTCGCCGCCCAGGACCGGCAGATCGAAGAGCTGCGGGCCCACACGAGCTGGCAATATTACGAGACCTGGGCGTGGGGACCGGTCGCCTGA
- a CDS encoding transporter yields MKTTHLLLAFCLCFVAPAAHAQYALDDVHLFVNFLPDAAVASTGYVNAGITYTSYDFLAQTTLGGSIHIPFTPRFEGAAALQYVSIDPEVGRNRDGISDLLLHVKHHIPGRRAQFALGGYIILPVGDEEVGAGDDLDLGIFGALRHSLNGRTALTATAGLDFFEQGDDYDLALRLGGGIIHRTSDRLALVGELFIRTESDTVLLAGGLDYRVSPQGRLRPGLGIGLSDETADLSLALSYLHSFRNR; encoded by the coding sequence TTGAAAACGACCCATCTCCTTCTCGCCTTCTGCCTCTGTTTTGTCGCCCCCGCCGCCCACGCGCAGTATGCGCTGGACGACGTCCACCTCTTTGTCAATTTCCTGCCGGACGCCGCTGTGGCGTCGACGGGCTATGTAAACGCTGGGATTACCTACACGTCGTACGACTTCTTAGCGCAGACTACCCTGGGAGGTAGCATTCACATACCCTTTACGCCTCGCTTCGAGGGCGCGGCGGCGTTGCAGTACGTGTCGATCGACCCCGAAGTCGGCCGGAACCGGGACGGGATTTCAGACCTCCTACTGCATGTCAAGCACCACATTCCCGGCCGGCGCGCGCAGTTTGCCCTCGGCGGCTATATCATCCTGCCCGTGGGAGATGAGGAAGTGGGCGCGGGCGACGACCTCGACCTCGGCATCTTTGGCGCCCTTCGCCACTCGCTGAACGGGAGAACCGCGCTCACGGCCACCGCCGGCCTAGACTTCTTCGAACAGGGAGACGATTACGACCTGGCCCTGAGACTTGGCGGCGGCATCATCCATCGGACAAGCGACCGCCTGGCGCTGGTGGGCGAACTATTCATCCGCACAGAATCCGACACGGTGCTGCTGGCCGGCGGGCTCGACTATCGGGTAAGCCCCCAGGGCCGGCTCCGGCCCGGTCTGGGTATCGGGTTGTCGGACGAGACGGCGGACCTCTCCCTGGCGCTGTCCTACCTGCATTCCTTCCGCAATCGCTAG
- a CDS encoding metallophosphoesterase, with the protein MPLFRFTALLLLVVSPVAAQDAAPFRVAPYLQFGTKHSMAILWETGEPATTRVEYGESRLGDTEPNLSQSVVLPDTRTMHEVVIDGLKTETKYFWRVVSTTAAGQTLASEPSTFSTAVNDSTAFGFLLFGDTQNNPRVWGKVAELGWQERPNFGLIAGDLVDQGGDIDDWLVEFFPPANVLMARVPLYPAIGNHENDHPNYYQYIHAPAPEYYYTFRYGNTEFFMIDTNREVTEGSEQYAWLERDLAASDAMWKIAVHHHPPYSSEENDHGDTATGSSTYGTHARNLVPLFEAYGVDFSLFGHVHMYERTWPILEGGVNQQNGVIYINSGGAGGGLEGFAPTRSWFSAKVKSVHHFGYFMVHDQTIFFQAIDEEGRVFDSFQLEKSPERLARVMMPPPPRFEGTDALFLTDVVVSLTPAFEGVTIRYTIDGTDPSTRSLAYSGPVSLDHSAVMKAAAFTEDGRRSRVVSRAFEKTTLIEPVTVSGAQKGVAYAYYEGRWGDLPDFAALAPVKTGVAERIDSPAYRLREDEFGLVFEGYIEAPKDGVYTFTLTSDDGAQFFMHDRLLVDNDGLHGPRSRPGQIALKAGLHPIRLTYFDRGGSDALSLEWAGPWVFDQPISNDALFRD; encoded by the coding sequence ATGCCCTTGTTTAGATTCACGGCGTTGCTCCTCCTCGTCGTTTCTCCGGTTGCGGCACAGGACGCGGCGCCGTTCCGTGTCGCGCCTTACCTCCAATTCGGCACCAAGCACTCGATGGCCATCCTCTGGGAAACCGGCGAACCGGCTACCACCCGCGTCGAATACGGCGAAAGCCGCCTGGGCGACACCGAGCCCAACCTGTCGCAGTCCGTCGTATTGCCGGATACACGCACCATGCACGAAGTCGTGATCGACGGCCTGAAGACGGAGACGAAGTATTTCTGGCGGGTCGTCTCCACGACGGCGGCCGGCCAGACGCTGGCCAGCGAACCATCGACTTTCAGCACCGCCGTGAACGACTCCACGGCGTTCGGCTTTCTACTTTTTGGCGATACGCAGAACAACCCGCGCGTCTGGGGCAAGGTAGCGGAGCTGGGGTGGCAGGAACGGCCCAATTTCGGCCTGATCGCCGGCGACCTCGTGGATCAGGGAGGGGATATCGACGACTGGCTCGTCGAGTTTTTTCCTCCAGCGAATGTACTGATGGCGCGCGTGCCGCTATACCCGGCCATCGGCAACCACGAAAATGATCACCCCAATTACTACCAGTACATCCACGCGCCGGCGCCCGAGTACTACTATACTTTTCGGTATGGCAACACCGAGTTTTTCATGATCGACACCAACCGGGAGGTCACGGAAGGCTCCGAGCAGTACGCATGGCTCGAACGGGATCTGGCAGCCTCGGACGCGATGTGGAAAATAGCCGTTCACCATCACCCGCCCTACTCGTCCGAGGAAAACGACCACGGCGACACGGCCACCGGCTCTTCCACCTACGGCACGCATGCTCGGAACCTGGTGCCGCTATTCGAGGCGTATGGGGTGGACTTTAGCCTCTTCGGGCACGTCCACATGTACGAGCGGACTTGGCCGATTCTGGAGGGGGGCGTGAATCAACAGAACGGCGTGATCTACATCAACTCGGGCGGCGCCGGCGGCGGGCTCGAGGGCTTTGCGCCCACCCGGTCGTGGTTCTCGGCAAAGGTCAAGAGCGTGCATCACTTCGGGTACTTCATGGTGCACGATCAGACGATTTTTTTCCAGGCGATCGATGAAGAAGGCCGGGTGTTCGACTCCTTCCAGCTCGAAAAAAGCCCCGAGCGCCTCGCACGGGTCATGATGCCGCCGCCGCCGCGGTTCGAGGGGACGGATGCGCTGTTTCTCACGGATGTCGTTGTATCGCTGACCCCGGCGTTTGAAGGGGTGACGATCCGGTACACGATCGACGGCACCGATCCGTCGACCCGGTCGCTGGCCTACTCCGGTCCGGTCAGCCTGGATCATAGCGCCGTGATGAAGGCCGCGGCCTTTACGGAGGACGGCCGGCGCAGCCGTGTGGTCTCGCGTGCCTTTGAAAAAACGACCCTGATCGAACCGGTGACCGTGTCCGGCGCTCAGAAAGGGGTGGCGTATGCGTATTATGAGGGCCGCTGGGGTGATCTTCCGGACTTTGCTGCTCTGGCGCCGGTGAAGACGGGAGTCGCGGAACGGATCGACAGCCCGGCCTATCGCCTCCGTGAAGACGAATTCGGGCTGGTGTTCGAAGGGTATATCGAGGCGCCGAAAGACGGAGTGTACACCTTCACGCTCACCAGCGACGACGGCGCGCAGTTCTTTATGCACGATCGGCTGCTGGTAGACAATGACGGCCTCCACGGCCCTCGCTCCCGTCCCGGCCAGATCGCCCTCAAAGCGGGCCTTCATCCGATCCGCTTGACGTACTTCGACCGCGGCGGCAGCGACGCCCTTTCTCTGGAATGGGCCGGCCCATGGGTCTTCGACCAGCCGATTTCGAACGACGCGCTGTTTAGGGATTAA